A stretch of the Planctomycetia bacterium genome encodes the following:
- a CDS encoding thioredoxin family protein — protein MLTEPTRDEVDQIMGPVVLEFGASWCPHCEAIQSTMAELRSRYTTIRHIPVEDGRGRRLGRSFRVKLWPTLIFLRDGRVIHELVRPSATEMARGFEMLHSGGHE, from the coding sequence ATGCTGACAGAGCCGACGCGCGACGAAGTCGATCAAATAATGGGGCCGGTCGTGCTTGAATTTGGCGCGTCGTGGTGTCCACATTGCGAAGCCATTCAATCGACGATGGCGGAGCTGCGTTCGCGATACACGACGATTCGGCACATCCCCGTGGAAGATGGAAGAGGACGTCGGCTCGGCCGATCGTTTCGCGTCAAACTCTGGCCAACGTTGATCTTCCTGCGCGACGGTCGAGTCATTCACGAATTGGTGCGGCCTTCGGCGACTGAAATGGCCCGTGGGTTTGAGATGCTCCATTCAGGCGGACACGAATAA
- a CDS encoding organic hydroperoxide resistance protein: MPVLASETASATAGREGKATSPDGKINLNLSPPGSNGPGTNPEQLFAAGYSACFGGAIGAASALAKISLRPSDIKVTATVNLNKDDSGYFLNVTLDAELNGVDQLQAEALVAKAHTICPYSKATRGNIEVALQANGKAVHAVA, from the coding sequence ATGCCAGTTCTAGCTTCGGAAACCGCCAGTGCCACGGCCGGCCGCGAAGGCAAAGCCACCAGCCCGGATGGCAAGATCAATCTGAATCTTTCTCCACCCGGATCGAATGGTCCTGGCACGAATCCGGAGCAGTTGTTCGCGGCCGGCTATTCCGCCTGCTTCGGCGGCGCGATCGGGGCAGCTAGCGCGCTCGCGAAGATTTCCCTGAGGCCGAGCGACATCAAGGTGACCGCGACGGTGAATCTCAACAAGGATGACAGTGGTTACTTCCTGAACGTGACGCTGGACGCCGAACTGAATGGCGTCGATCAATTACAGGCTGAGGCGCTCGTCGCCAAAGCACACACCATCTGCCCATATTCCAAGGCGACACGTGGCAATATCGAGGTGGCACTGCAGGCGAATGGCAAAGCGGTGCACGCGGTGGCCTAA
- a CDS encoding PKD domain-containing protein, whose amino-acid sequence MFKSRGKSFREQGRLGLQPLENRMLLAVALGGEVDPPQGSNEDASGRFADSTGFYGPAGELLATPPEDGCAGLFTAAPGGGYVSQCSGIYPGHRSQDTVAQFYDRNGKPLTEQFLVNEDRPGLDGHITAFSQANGNFTLFYAEGNITYFRRYSADGTPLSPATPIGRSDHGRQFSFNQRGDFAISYLGVPYRSDVAVFFVDGTSLYINEPGIKVVAIDAIGRTSVLYNFENRMYFSQYAVDGTRIRYEHVAHRSASNIVAYPDGHSVTLYTENGLPFLQERDENGVRLGAPLQWPVSSIGVDRQGRVGVGFTNGDPPRYLVRTDAVLGTSQVHQVNAPGETSPIAENALVQEHLKAMEVGFFGRVSNDGPASATNTERWKLFRNAQDVSDLIESVVVQQDALGCGDQASISFSAPLAVGNYRLLATDSIGVPNGGAIDGNYDGLPGGDFERRFSIVPPVATGPEARVNQHTAGEQRTSPSSLANTVMLGDGSVITTWASEGQDGDGWGVYARILGANGIPSGDEFLVNETTAGQQRFSTLAADPTGGFLVTWSSSGQDGDGYGVYARRFNAQGEAISAEFPLNTYTFGDQTKSSVAFDATGDFIVAWESKVQDGFGYGVYARRFASDGTPLDNEFRVNETILSDQRLASVAMNGEGASVVTWSNRSQDGSGYDVYARRYSTAGQPLSGEERVNSTTAGHQKFSRVVMDEEGDYWVTWMSDVQDGDGYGVYARRFASDGQAASDEFLVNQFTVGHQQHPAIGRDDDNNVVLTWASQQQDGDDWGVYARRFNWIGRSRGDEFPVNTTTEAQQNLPSIGVASNGEFTIVWNSESPGGDSVDVFLQRYLTANATPVAAPGGPYAVAEGGQVQFDASGSFDPDVDHSLTFSWDVNGDGEYGDAVGQSPSLSWAQLNALGINDGPAVWDQVSVRVTDSKGAFGFASTLLQVNDAPPATTIAGPASTTEGATYSLTLGTVVDHGADTVTMWTVHWGDGTSNVYNSRGAKTHTYLSGPAQRTMTVDLTNEDGTFAGVVTRQVNVLNSPPLLTNLAIDDINENEVALLQGSILEWSPDDTFELIIDWGDGSEAEVLSLPANTKDFQVQHRYLDDPEGPAPLLTSINVTLRDVDGGSDVESLQFAVNNVAPQASISGAVAESPIGEPIQLSAVIDDPGTLDVFAYDWRVERQGALIAAGTNQAFTFTPSLAGTYVVRLNVLDDDGGTGEVVTIIQVIGDTATPGDTNGDGDVDIVDLNNVRNNFGGTGLGDTDGDGDVDVSDLNAVRNNFGIQLPSVATSFQLSPASERLSIRRMAHDAVFGMLLSAERPIEKRGGRPR is encoded by the coding sequence ATGTTCAAGAGTCGTGGCAAATCATTTCGAGAACAAGGGCGACTCGGGCTACAACCGCTGGAGAACCGAATGTTGTTGGCGGTCGCACTCGGCGGCGAGGTGGATCCTCCGCAAGGATCAAATGAGGATGCTTCGGGGCGCTTCGCCGATTCAACGGGATTCTACGGACCTGCTGGCGAACTCCTGGCCACTCCGCCGGAAGACGGTTGCGCAGGCCTGTTCACCGCCGCGCCGGGCGGCGGGTACGTCTCGCAGTGTTCGGGCATCTATCCCGGTCATCGCAGCCAAGATACCGTTGCGCAGTTCTATGATCGGAACGGCAAGCCACTCACGGAGCAGTTTTTGGTCAACGAGGATCGACCTGGACTCGACGGCCATATCACCGCGTTCTCCCAGGCCAACGGGAACTTCACCCTCTTTTACGCCGAGGGCAATATTACCTACTTTCGCCGCTACTCCGCGGACGGAACGCCACTTTCGCCGGCGACGCCTATTGGGCGATCCGACCATGGCCGTCAGTTCTCCTTCAACCAACGCGGCGACTTTGCGATTTCATATTTGGGCGTGCCCTATAGAAGTGACGTCGCAGTTTTCTTCGTGGACGGTACGAGCCTTTACATCAATGAACCGGGTATTAAAGTTGTTGCGATCGACGCTATCGGCAGAACCAGTGTGCTGTATAACTTCGAAAACCGCATGTACTTCTCCCAGTATGCGGTCGATGGAACTCGAATTCGATACGAACACGTCGCACATCGATCGGCGTCGAACATCGTCGCCTATCCTGACGGCCACTCGGTGACCCTCTACACGGAGAACGGCTTGCCGTTTCTTCAGGAGCGGGATGAAAACGGGGTTCGACTCGGCGCGCCTCTTCAGTGGCCGGTCAGCAGTATCGGGGTCGATCGCCAGGGACGCGTGGGGGTGGGCTTCACGAACGGCGATCCTCCGCGATATTTGGTGCGGACCGACGCGGTTCTCGGAACTTCCCAAGTGCATCAAGTGAACGCGCCCGGCGAAACATCGCCCATCGCCGAAAATGCACTGGTTCAAGAGCATCTGAAGGCAATGGAAGTTGGTTTCTTCGGCCGTGTTTCCAACGACGGGCCGGCAAGCGCCACAAATACCGAACGCTGGAAGCTGTTTCGGAATGCTCAGGATGTCAGTGATTTGATTGAATCCGTCGTCGTCCAACAAGATGCGTTGGGCTGCGGAGATCAAGCATCGATCTCGTTCAGCGCTCCACTGGCGGTCGGAAACTACCGTTTACTCGCCACTGATTCCATCGGTGTTCCTAACGGCGGCGCGATCGACGGCAACTACGACGGTCTGCCGGGCGGGGATTTCGAACGGCGATTCAGCATCGTTCCGCCTGTGGCCACAGGGCCGGAAGCACGCGTGAATCAACATACGGCTGGAGAGCAGCGTACATCTCCCTCTTCGCTGGCGAATACCGTGATGTTGGGCGATGGATCCGTGATCACGACCTGGGCGAGCGAAGGTCAGGACGGCGATGGTTGGGGTGTCTACGCCCGAATTCTTGGTGCGAACGGTATCCCGTCGGGCGATGAATTCCTGGTAAACGAAACCACCGCCGGCCAGCAGCGATTTTCGACATTGGCCGCGGATCCGACCGGTGGTTTTCTCGTCACCTGGTCGAGTTCCGGACAGGACGGCGACGGCTATGGCGTCTACGCCCGGCGTTTCAATGCTCAGGGCGAGGCCATCAGCGCCGAGTTTCCTCTCAACACCTACACTTTCGGCGATCAAACCAAGTCGAGCGTGGCGTTTGATGCCACGGGCGACTTTATCGTGGCATGGGAGAGCAAGGTGCAGGATGGCTTCGGCTACGGCGTCTACGCGCGCCGCTTTGCCAGCGACGGGACGCCACTTGACAATGAATTTCGCGTCAACGAGACGATCTTGAGTGACCAACGCCTGGCGAGCGTGGCAATGAATGGCGAAGGAGCCTCTGTTGTCACCTGGTCGAACCGAAGTCAGGACGGCAGTGGCTACGATGTTTACGCGCGGCGATATAGCACCGCCGGGCAACCGTTGAGCGGCGAAGAACGAGTCAACTCGACAACAGCGGGACACCAGAAGTTTTCTCGCGTAGTGATGGACGAGGAGGGGGACTATTGGGTCACTTGGATGAGCGACGTCCAGGACGGCGACGGCTATGGCGTCTACGCGCGGCGCTTTGCGTCGGACGGGCAAGCCGCATCCGACGAATTTCTGGTAAATCAATTCACTGTCGGACACCAACAACATCCGGCAATCGGTCGCGACGATGACAACAATGTGGTGCTCACGTGGGCGAGTCAGCAGCAGGACGGCGACGACTGGGGCGTCTACGCTCGCCGCTTCAATTGGATCGGGCGTTCGCGCGGGGACGAGTTCCCGGTCAACACCACGACGGAAGCGCAGCAGAACCTCCCAAGCATCGGCGTCGCTTCCAACGGTGAATTCACGATCGTTTGGAATAGCGAATCACCTGGCGGCGACAGCGTCGACGTTTTCCTACAGCGATACCTGACGGCCAACGCGACGCCCGTGGCCGCGCCAGGCGGACCATATGCGGTGGCTGAGGGGGGCCAAGTGCAGTTCGACGCGTCGGGATCCTTCGACCCTGACGTCGACCACTCCCTCACCTTTAGTTGGGATGTCAACGGCGACGGCGAATATGGCGACGCGGTGGGACAGAGTCCATCCCTCAGCTGGGCGCAGCTCAACGCCCTGGGAATCAACGACGGTCCAGCCGTATGGGACCAGGTCAGTGTTCGCGTCACGGACTCCAAAGGTGCGTTCGGCTTTGCCTCCACTTTGCTACAGGTAAATGACGCTCCGCCAGCGACCACGATTGCAGGCCCTGCGTCGACTACGGAAGGAGCGACTTATTCCCTGACACTGGGGACGGTGGTTGATCACGGCGCGGACACGGTGACTATGTGGACGGTACATTGGGGCGACGGCACGTCGAACGTCTACAATTCGCGAGGCGCAAAAACGCACACATACCTCAGCGGACCTGCGCAGCGCACCATGACGGTTGATTTGACCAACGAAGATGGCACGTTCGCTGGTGTCGTCACTCGACAAGTCAACGTGCTCAATTCGCCCCCGTTGCTGACCAATTTGGCGATTGACGATATCAACGAGAATGAAGTGGCGTTGCTCCAAGGCTCGATCCTTGAGTGGAGTCCGGACGACACGTTTGAGTTGATCATCGACTGGGGCGATGGTAGCGAAGCGGAAGTGTTGTCGTTGCCTGCCAACACCAAGGACTTCCAGGTACAGCACCGCTATCTTGACGATCCCGAGGGGCCCGCGCCGCTGTTGACCTCGATCAACGTCACCTTGCGAGATGTCGACGGCGGCTCGGATGTCGAGAGTCTTCAATTCGCCGTGAACAATGTCGCCCCTCAGGCTTCGATTTCGGGCGCGGTCGCCGAGTCTCCGATTGGGGAGCCAATTCAATTGTCCGCAGTCATCGACGACCCTGGCACGCTTGACGTCTTTGCCTATGATTGGCGTGTTGAACGACAGGGCGCGCTGATCGCTGCGGGGACGAATCAAGCGTTCACGTTCACGCCCAGCTTGGCTGGCACGTATGTTGTGAGACTGAACGTGCTGGACGACGACGGGGGGACGGGCGAGGTTGTCACGATCATTCAAGTAATCGGAGACACCGCCACGCCTGGTGACACGAATGGTGACGGCGACGTGGATATCGTCGACTTGAACAATGTACGAAACAATTTCGGCGGTACAGGGCTCGGTGATACCGATGGCGACGGCGACGTGGACGTGAGTGATTTGAATGCTGTGAGAAACAACTTCGGTATTCAATTGCCGTCCGTCGCCACTTCATTTCAGTTGTCCCCGGCAAGCGAGCGCCTCAGCATTCGGCGGATGGCGCACGACGCGGTGTTCGGGATGTTGTTGAGTGCGGAACGACCCATCGAAAAGCGAGGCGGACGGCCGCGCTGA
- a CDS encoding WD40 repeat domain-containing protein: protein MSIDQPEPFRPVRKRQWRRFGLRSLFVFVAICAVLVAFVGRGYYRDYLHQIAIVAIEAQGGLVLRRSKVVYRVYLRGDKFDDAMVTELAPHLRNLPELRELDLVESPVTDSSVTVLQQLAHVQEMRIFETRMTKQGIQRLQDSLVHTKLSELPPDPIATGLAMRRIYRHAVVTAAFSRDSKSLYVGNGEGELSAIDVTDGEVYAQSSAHQNWLFCVAISPDGQSLATGGGDNRIRLWDTSSLQLRGELDGHVDDVHGVAFNRTGEMLFSAGDDRTLRAWDLVAQKQVYQIAAHDGSIPSLSYSGRSNLVATGSRDHTVKLWDADSGAHLRTLSEHTDDVNAVAFSDDGSLLASGSYDGTVRIWEPSGQKSSRVLSCGDCRVHAVRFSHDAKHVAAASSDGGVRIWEVATGELARSLSKQDCPANLAFSNDGHNMASMAADGSVALWRSESEPVGSYSFAWKTFVIPTYVAGR, encoded by the coding sequence ATGAGCATCGATCAACCTGAACCATTTCGGCCAGTACGAAAGCGTCAATGGCGACGTTTTGGCCTGCGGTCGCTGTTTGTCTTTGTGGCGATCTGCGCCGTGCTCGTGGCATTCGTGGGACGGGGATACTATCGCGATTATCTGCACCAGATCGCGATTGTGGCGATCGAAGCCCAGGGCGGTCTCGTGCTCCGTCGCAGTAAAGTCGTGTACCGGGTTTACTTGCGCGGCGACAAGTTCGACGATGCGATGGTGACCGAACTGGCACCACACCTGCGTAATCTTCCGGAACTGCGGGAACTGGACCTCGTGGAGAGCCCGGTTACCGACAGTAGTGTGACCGTACTACAACAACTTGCGCACGTGCAAGAAATGCGCATTTTCGAAACGCGGATGACCAAGCAGGGGATTCAGCGGCTGCAAGACAGCCTGGTGCATACAAAATTGTCCGAGTTGCCGCCCGACCCGATCGCTACTGGGCTGGCCATGCGGCGCATTTATCGCCACGCCGTGGTAACGGCAGCGTTTTCTCGGGACAGCAAGTCGCTTTACGTGGGAAATGGTGAAGGGGAGTTGAGTGCGATCGACGTTACGGACGGCGAGGTGTACGCACAAAGTTCGGCGCATCAGAACTGGTTGTTCTGCGTCGCGATCAGCCCGGACGGACAATCCTTGGCGACCGGCGGCGGGGACAACCGCATTCGACTTTGGGACACATCATCGCTTCAACTGCGTGGAGAACTGGACGGACATGTCGATGATGTCCACGGAGTTGCATTCAATCGCACCGGCGAAATGCTCTTCTCCGCCGGTGATGATCGCACTTTGCGGGCATGGGACCTTGTCGCTCAAAAACAAGTCTATCAAATCGCCGCCCACGACGGCTCCATTCCGTCGCTGTCCTATTCCGGCCGATCGAATCTCGTCGCGACGGGGAGCCGGGATCATACGGTTAAGCTCTGGGACGCCGACAGCGGGGCGCACCTGCGAACGCTGAGCGAACACACGGATGACGTGAACGCGGTGGCGTTCAGCGACGACGGCAGCCTGCTCGCGTCCGGTAGCTACGATGGTACGGTGCGGATTTGGGAGCCATCTGGCCAGAAATCATCGCGCGTGCTGTCGTGCGGCGACTGCCGAGTGCATGCGGTTCGGTTCAGCCACGACGCGAAGCATGTTGCCGCAGCTTCCAGCGACGGCGGCGTGCGCATTTGGGAAGTCGCGACTGGCGAACTAGCTCGTTCGCTATCCAAACAGGATTGTCCAGCGAATTTGGCTTTTTCCAACGACGGCCACAATATGGCGTCGATGGCGGCTGATGGCAGCGTG